In one window of Deinococcus aquiradiocola DNA:
- a CDS encoding DDE-type integrase/transposase/recombinase — MTSADFPGSLKLSIGMRVEYRERSWQVTHLDGVEVRLTDGSGQVETLPFHRFTELPSIRRMVDQHRIDQPKTFNGHLDAIFDSLPAELKAEALERLAQLHEALTGFRSGDPTRPEANEPQAQYDPSRHTEAARFKAKAAELTAQKMKVSARTLRFQRDEYQRRGLLALVDGRKLRSSLPLGRHPVEVIQTAKTVISNATNAPTVTRQKHVGDIQQKLKADMKAGKVQLQKGIPSYSGIVRLLDRLSVKQYTYGSAKLRMSMAGRPQRMYQMLMPTRVGEYVVIDASTYDVWGFDSITGKKVRHRLVVAIDVFSRCILSARFFENDPKGIDVTFMLYDIIAPKVAPSDWPEQAMLPYIGIPESLSLELHGLKPGTRLKGIPFARPDNLTIDNGKIFVSKVFESACERLGISLIIARPYTGNDKAHVERFFETARDGFCIHLPGYTGNNPMNRGANPEADAYYFRHELEAEFHLWLSRVYHVRQHAGLREHEVPAVEHTPIEKFRAGINASGYLHVPNDQNLYQQLLETEWRKIHAYGVECYGIYYDAPELTPYRNTSCTYSIGKGGRWPFKVDPRDLRYIHFQLPDTGAWIRLTRRDAKFADIPFTAFNLQLAREKVIAEGGKVRSHNDVSDALEELLSNQRTQVAQNRAQRRREVKALHQFERALADQGQLSQQEAASRAMDVAERLQNPETPEVMLRPGKGFGNVDELERNVANVFARGATSFWNSDEEEE, encoded by the coding sequence GTGACTTCCGCTGATTTCCCTGGGAGCCTGAAGCTCTCGATCGGCATGCGTGTCGAGTACCGCGAAAGAAGCTGGCAGGTCACGCACCTGGACGGTGTGGAGGTCAGGCTGACAGATGGGTCCGGCCAGGTGGAGACACTGCCATTCCATCGGTTCACCGAGCTTCCGTCGATCCGAAGGATGGTCGACCAGCATCGGATAGATCAGCCGAAAACCTTCAACGGACACCTAGATGCAATATTTGACTCGTTACCAGCAGAGCTGAAAGCCGAAGCCCTGGAACGCTTGGCGCAGTTACACGAGGCTCTGACAGGATTCCGTTCCGGGGACCCCACCCGTCCTGAGGCTAATGAGCCGCAGGCACAGTACGACCCGTCACGCCACACAGAAGCTGCACGTTTCAAAGCCAAAGCAGCAGAGTTAACTGCACAGAAGATGAAAGTGTCTGCCCGTACCCTCCGGTTCCAGCGCGACGAATACCAGCGCCGCGGCCTGCTCGCCCTGGTCGACGGCCGCAAACTCCGGAGCAGCCTGCCACTGGGTCGGCATCCCGTAGAGGTGATCCAGACTGCCAAGACTGTGATCAGCAATGCCACGAACGCCCCGACCGTTACCAGACAGAAGCACGTGGGCGACATTCAGCAGAAGCTGAAGGCCGACATGAAAGCAGGAAAAGTACAACTGCAGAAAGGGATTCCTTCATACTCGGGCATCGTCCGGCTGCTCGACCGGCTGAGCGTCAAACAGTACACCTACGGCTCAGCCAAACTTCGAATGTCCATGGCAGGTCGTCCACAGCGGATGTACCAGATGCTGATGCCGACGCGTGTCGGAGAGTACGTCGTCATCGACGCAAGCACATACGATGTCTGGGGGTTCGACAGCATCACCGGTAAGAAAGTCAGGCATCGACTGGTGGTTGCCATCGATGTCTTCAGCCGCTGCATCCTCTCAGCAAGATTCTTCGAGAATGACCCGAAGGGAATTGACGTCACGTTCATGCTGTACGACATCATTGCGCCGAAGGTCGCACCATCCGACTGGCCGGAACAGGCGATGCTGCCGTACATTGGCATCCCCGAATCTTTGAGCCTGGAACTGCACGGGCTCAAGCCGGGCACCCGCCTGAAGGGAATCCCCTTCGCCCGCCCGGACAACCTGACAATCGACAACGGCAAGATCTTCGTCAGCAAGGTCTTCGAGAGCGCCTGCGAGCGGCTCGGCATCAGCCTGATCATCGCGCGGCCCTATACCGGTAATGACAAGGCGCACGTCGAACGCTTCTTCGAGACGGCACGCGACGGCTTCTGTATCCACCTCCCCGGATACACCGGCAACAATCCCATGAACCGCGGCGCCAATCCTGAGGCGGACGCGTACTACTTTCGACATGAACTGGAGGCTGAATTTCACCTGTGGCTTTCGAGGGTGTACCACGTACGGCAGCATGCGGGGTTGCGGGAGCACGAAGTCCCGGCAGTGGAGCACACGCCAATCGAGAAGTTCCGTGCAGGGATCAACGCTTCCGGATACCTGCACGTCCCCAACGATCAGAACCTGTACCAGCAGCTGCTCGAGACGGAATGGCGCAAGATCCACGCCTACGGCGTCGAATGCTACGGCATCTATTACGACGCGCCAGAGCTGACGCCGTATCGGAACACCTCCTGCACTTACAGCATCGGGAAAGGTGGCAGATGGCCGTTCAAGGTCGACCCGAGGGATCTGCGTTACATCCATTTTCAGCTTCCCGACACCGGGGCCTGGATCCGACTCACCCGGCGTGACGCGAAATTCGCCGACATACCGTTCACGGCCTTCAATCTCCAGCTCGCCCGGGAGAAGGTGATTGCTGAAGGCGGGAAGGTTCGCAGCCACAACGACGTCTCAGACGCACTTGAAGAACTGCTTTCCAATCAGCGCACACAGGTGGCGCAGAACAGGGCGCAGCGTCGGCGGGAAGTGAAGGCGCTCCATCAGTTTGAACGTGCTCTGGCTGATCAGGGCCAGCTCAGTCAGCAGGAGGCTGCCAGCCGTGCCATGGACGTGGCTGAAAGACTCCAGAACCCGGAGACGCCCGAGGTCATGCTCAGACCGGGTAAGGGCTTCGGCAATGTCGACGAGCTTGAGCGCAATGTCGCCAACGTCTTCGCCAGGGGTGCCACGTCCTTCTGGAACAGCGATGAGGAAGAAGAATGA